Sequence from the Fusarium oxysporum Fo47 chromosome VI, complete sequence genome:
GAGACATCCCTGGTCAGTGAGTACCGTTCCCAGCTCTGCCGTAGCACAGAGTTGATCGTCGCCTCTGGCAGCGAGAAGAAAGTCCTGGAGTATCTTGATAGCATCATCGTATTTCCCTACATCATTCATATGCTGAGCAGTCGACTTTACCTCTATCCACGAAGACATGCTGAGATATCTGAGGTAAGTATTTGGCGCTGGTAGGGAGGGGAAACGCAGCTTGGATTGGCTGGGACTTCAACGCAACTGCATGCATGGTCTTACTAAGGAAGGCGTAAGATTGGACACCTACGTGCGGCTGAAAGATGGCCACGTGATTGTTGCATAAATACGTTGGCATCTTTCATTGACCTTCATCGCGCCTTTTTCTCCAGCAAAGAGCCTAAAGCAAAGGAAATTGGTGGCGAGTTCCAAGGATATTCTCACAGAGCCAAAGGAACCCATTTTGCCAGGGCAACATGGACCAGCCAAATCCAACCTACGCCGTCGCGGAGACCGAAGAAGGGATCCCCATCAGCTGGGAGCCGCGATGGTGCCAGTTTGACCATCTGAAAGAGGAGCTGTGGCTGGGACAACACAATGTTGACGATACCAGCACCCGGACAAAAATAACACATATAGACTTTTTCGGCCTTGGCGTTATTGGGAGTGTCTGCTCTGTGGCATACGGAACATGGAGTGACAGTCCTACCAGTCCGACCAGCCTTGCAGCACTTGTGGTCATGCAGTTTGACTTTCGGGCAGGCTCTGGGCCTCTTCGGTACAAGAGTGCGGAAATATCTATCTCATTTAAAGGCCAAAAGCCAGGGACCTGTCATCCTGTCATCCACCAATTCTTTCCAACAAGTAACAAGTCCCGCAGCTCACAGCCCGCACTGCGAAGGTCAGCATCGATGTTGCCATCAGACCCATTTATCTGGTCGCCAGACGAGTACATTATCCGGGGCAAGACCTGGTTGTCTAAAGGCGTCCAGGAACCTGACGAGGTAACCTGGACCATAAATGAGATCCACGGAAGTAAGTTCGGGATTTGTGAGCCGGTAAAACTGGCCTTCATAGTGGCACATCGGGGGCCGTTCCAGGCCACCGTCGAGGTCGAAGCCACCACCGCAATCAGCCTTATCAAGATCAGCAACACTCCATGGTCTCGGGACGATCCTCTGTTATTCGACTGCATCACCCACAAGGGCATGCCGCTGCCAGCGACGAATCTAAACGAACTGGAGCCCCAAGCATTGGCGGATTACATTGCTCTAGCTAGCCCATCTTCATCCGCGCTTTCAACCGTAGTCTCGGGTCTTGTGACAGCGCCTTCGTCTTCCCCTAAACAAGAATCCACTTCGACATCCTCAGGAGCTGTGTATAGAGTACAAGGGATTCCAGCAACATGTATTAGAGGCCAGTTCATCAAAGGTCTCGCAACAGCTCTCAACCTTGACGCAACTTCAATTCGGATACATTCATTCATGGCGAATCCATATGGCACCAGGGTTGAGATGATGTCCGTTCTATCATTCCACAAAACCCCCGAATTTCTATGCGTGAAGTCCACAAAGAAGGAATGGCATCTGGATGTCACATTACCGTCACAAGGAACCGAATCCACTCCGGCGGAAAACACAACCATCAAACTCCTATTCGACACGCACTTCCTTGGGTTCTCCGTTGTCGGGACGCCCTTTGCAAATTCTGATCAGATTGAAGTTGAGTACGTCATAGACGCCTCCCCGTATCTTGATGGACGCACAATGGCTCACCAGACCAATCAACAGTATCGTTGCAGTTCACGGGCTTGGGGGACACGCATATGGGTCTTTCAAAGAACGAGGCGGTAGTTACATGTGGCTTGAAGATTCGTTACCAGCACATCTCAGGGCTGCATTGGCTGGGTGCGCTGCAAGGATCCTTTTGTACGGGTATGACGCTCGTGTTGAAAACACAATCTCCTTCCAGAGCATTCACGACCTCGCGGGTAGGTTAAGAGGCTCACTAAGAGCAATCAGACCAGTCAGTATAACGCCCAGGCCACCATCGGTTGCGGAGTATAAAAGCTAACAGAAAAAAAGGGTATTATCAAGAAACGCCCCTTGGTCTTCATAGGCCACAGTCTCGGTGGTCTCATCATTAAGGAGGTATGTATCCCTCGCTTTGTTTAAAATCCTTGGTCTGAAAGTTGACCCTGGCGTCATTACCAGCTCCTGGTAATGCAGAACGAGCCTGGAGGTGACGAAACGGACATGCTCAACCTCAGAGCTACCGGAGGCGCCCTGTTCTTTGGTGTTCCCCATCGCGGAATGGACAATTCTGCCTTGCTAGCCGCCATTGGGTTGCAGGCCAACCGTGATTTTCTCGAATCACTGCGAATCGGGTCTCCTGAACTCGAAAAGCAGTCACGGCTGTTTTCTTCCGTTTCAGCCCTAGATGGGTCTGTTATCTTTTCGTTTTTCGAAACATGTATATCTGGAACAGCGAAAATGGTAAGTTACTTTTCTATTTTCTAACATGAATCTTCTATGTCAGTTCCTGAAGCAAGTCTAGGATAATGGGAAATTGACCATGAATGGCGATCCTGCTATTCTCGTCAGCAAGGACTCGGCAAATCATACCGAAGAATACTCACGCTTCCTCATCCCCATCAACCGCAGCCACTCAGAGCTGGTCAAGTTTGAGCGATACAGTGATGACTACGAAAGAGTGCTAGAATGCCTCCAGGAAATATTGGAGACAACAAGGGAAATCATAACTCGAAGGCTAGCAAATACGACACTTTGATCATGCGAATACACAAATATCATGAGCACGAAAGGATATTTCAGATAGTGTTTATgcgtcatcatcttcaataGAATGACTTATGAATCAAAGCACTTAAAATCATGGGAAGTTTCGCACAATCTAAGCCTTAAGAACTAGGCTGCCTCAGTACAGGACTGCCATGTAGAACAAAAGGAGCCCAATGATACGGTTTTCTCGTCCTCTTATCCGTCCTTAGGTCCAGGACCACTTTGCGCAGTGTCTTTGCCAGATCCACAACTCCATATCTACCAGCCCCTTCCTGTATCTGTCTTAGAACGTCTGCGTAAAATAATTCCGCGAAAAGCCTCCCCGGCATAGAAGCAATAGGCCATAATGTCCCCAGAACTGAACCAGCACCGGCACACAAAAGTGCTGTCACAAGACCCTGGGGCTCATCCGCCTTTGCCACTCCCTGCACTGCCGACTCGCATGCAACCAATGTAATGTGTGATGCAGTGTCGAGTGTCAGCCCGAAAATGTCGCTGACGGAGACTTCTTCGCCCTGGGCGAGCACTAGCGCCTGGTCTGTGAGAAGCTCCGGCCTTAGCACGCAGTGACCATGGAAATGGAATATGGTCGACGTCTCCAACGCATTACTAAAATTCTGTTTATTGGCTGCTTGGTCCGAGAAGACACGCGCGCCAGTGATACTACCTAGATTACTTGCTGCGCTATACACGGCTGACTGCTCCGCAGGGGAGAACGCTCTTCCGCCGCCTGGTTCGTAAACCGCCATGATGGTCATGGGCGTTGATTCAGCCTGTGGAGGAAAGTCGACAGATCTGCGGAAACACTGCATGAAGCTCGTCATGTTCGCGGCGTAGACGACAGGGTTTCTGGTGATGAGAGGCTCCTCATCTATCCATAGAGCATGAAGAGGGATGGAATGCAGAATGCCGGTTGTAGAGAGTACTATGAGGTCCTCTGGTGCTGAAACTTGACCTAGAGGTAATATGAGGGCATCCAGATGTCTGAGGGCGTAATCCGGGTCGTCGTCGTCCCATTCTTCCCTAGTAAAATCGTAGTCGTactcttcgtcatcatcccCTTGGCCCTTTGCAAATCGCAGAGCCCATTTATTGATCTCAGTCCGTGATATGGGGCATTTCGCCAGCTGAGGAGCTACAGAATCGGGTCTCACGGTTAAGAGGAAGATGTCGTCCTCTATAAACAGCCAGTCAGCAAACACGAGAGGTCCGAGATCTTGTAGTTCCGGCGTTCGAGCGAACCACGAGCGCAGCTGCTCAAGCGAAGCTGGAGTAGCGTTTCGGATTGCAGTCACTGAGTCTAGTACGGAGTACTGTCGCCATTGCTGCTGGAGTAGATGGAGCTGATTGCGGAGGGGTAGGCGCTCGGCAGCTTGACTTTGTGCGATGGCCTGTAGTAACGCCTCTTCTTGAACAAACAGCCGATTGGCTTCTGGATCGGCCATGATCTCAGCCCTGAGGTATCCAGGAATCAGTGCTCTGAGCCCCAACAAGTCCGAAAGACTTCTGGCCTTGGACTTCTGGAGCCACTCCCAGAGTTGTTCGACCCAACCTTCTCTGCGGCACAGTTGGAATGCCATCTCGAATATTTTTAGGTTGCTAGGATCGGCAGCCATCCTCTGTTTCTGGGTCAGGCCATCCAGCCTGCCGAGCATAGCTACCTCGACACGCTCATCATTCCTTGCTGTCTCTGCCTCTAGGAGATACTGCATAACAGCTTCTGCTGAATCATTCTGGTGGAATGCAAAGACAGCCCGCCAATACGTCGCCGAACTGACCATAGCTTTAGAGTCCAAAAGGCGGAATGCTTCAACTGTCGTGTCCATTGTTTCAATGGATGCTCGAAGCAGATCTTCACTGCTGTACCTCTGCGACACGTAGAACATTAACGTGGCCTGGACTGAGAGTGCCTTTGCATCCTCCGGTATGTTCTTGTGCTTCTGATATAACCGACGTGCCTTTTGGACCAAGTTGATACATTGAGCCACGAGTTGTGGACTCCAAGAACCTTGGGATGATGGAGATAATAAAGATTTGACCGTGTCCAGACATGATGCGGCCAATTTAAAGTCAATCGCTTTAGCAGAAGGAGTTGGTGGCTGTTGGCTGAGCAGTTTCTCCCATCTCTCGAGCAAGTTGTTTGTTCTGGGgtctctcctcttcatcaaagcATCGGTGAGATGGCCCATTTTCTTGACAACATCCTCGGTCAAGCCCTGCTCGGCCTCATTGTCTATTACTGTGGTCCACTTTGCTACAGCCGCATCGAATTCCTGCTCTGTCCAGGTACTGCAAGCCTGGACATCCGCCAGCAGTTGCGTTTCCACCGCGCCGGCTCCGTCTGCAACAGAGCATAACATCCACAGGTGCTCTGAATGCTTTGACCACTCTATTGCGTTTTGATGATCATTGAGCGGTATGTATGCGAGCGCAACAATGTTGGCCACCGCACCCTTAAACCAAGCACAATCCACTTCGTCTAGAGCGTCATAAAGCCCCTTGCCGAACTCAATAACCCGTGGCGTGTGCCCACCTCGGATATACCAGTGCGATATTGCGCGAAGTTTAAATATCATGGCGAGCACAGGTGCCTCAGCCTGCTCCGCCAATGTCTGCGCTGTGTCAATAAGAGACAACTGCAGCTCGAAAAATTCGCGCCCACTCAATTTCGCCTGCATGATTTCTAATGCCTTGAAGCGGCCCGCTAGATAGTCCTGATCTTCTAGCTGCTGCAGGAGCCCCTCCAGTATGTTCCCGCCCTCTACGAGATCCATATTCCCGCTGGACATGTCGTGGCAGACCCGGCTGACTCGAATCCCTACCTCACCTGTTGTGCTGCATGACTCTTTGTACAGTTCCACAGCCTTTACCTCGTACGACTCCCCCAAAGCTTTGTCTTCAGGGTCTGTTGTCCATGCCAATAAATGGAAGACCTTTGCTTTGAGGAGATTTGGAATAGCCGGTGCATCCACAAGACGCTGCATTGCTTCTTTACACTCATCCATGTCTAGACCATATAGCTTGGCCAACCGTGATGTTGCTCCAGCTGTGTATGCTCTGAGTAAAATGACGGCAAGTCGAAATTGGCTATGTGATATGTTCGCGTCCAAAGCTCGTTTGACCCAGACGAACACCCTTTCCATAGCCTCCTTCGGGAGAGGCCGATTGAACTCGCTAATCCACTGCATCAGCTGGCAATAGCCTTCGACTGTTCGTACCTAATAGAGTCCAAAAGGTCAGGAAACTTTCAGCGAAAAGAAATGAGAATTCCCATACCACATCTTCATCCAGATAATTATCACATGAAATCAGCGAACTGATAATATCCTCGAGGGATAGAACCCGCTGACGGATCCCTCCAAGACCCTTGAAATCATGCAAACGTTGAGCCTTGAAACTAAGCAACACCATTTGCAGTCGCATGCCTACAATATTGTGGAGAGACACAACCTCAGGATCAGTAACGTGCTGCTCCAAGGTCCTTACGGCCTTTCCGTAGTACCCTTGCTGACCGAAAACCTCTGCCAGTTCGAGTGCAAGTCTCTTGGTACTAAGGGCAGTGCGAGCTTCTGTAGATTGCAGACGCTCTGCCGCCTCTATATACCGACCTTGGTCGGTGAAGGATTGGATCGCAGTCAGAAACTGCTCAGCCTGCTGTGTGTTCTCCATGTATCCTTCTTCAATACAATAGAATAGTCAGCTCGTGGATCCGGAAGACGGTCGGAGGTATTTAACAAGCACATTTATCATAGCATGGGACGCCATAATCACCCGGTGTTATGTGGCTACTTACTGTTAAAACTAACGTGCTACCGTACCGGTCCCTAAACCCTGTAAAAGAAACGTGGGAGATTAAGAACCAAACATTTGCGCCACTTCTTCGTTCCGCTAAATCACGGAGAAGCAATACTTAACATACCTgttaataaaatactttaGATATCCAATTGTTCTTTTAATGACTTCAATTATAACATATCACTTCTTTATCTTCTTGGTTTTTAATTACAGAGCTTTCTTTCCCTCACCTTACCAGGTAAATACAGTATAACTTCTGCCAAACTAGCCTCTATATCCACACAATTATAAAATACTGATTAGGAGATTTTCTTTACATTTTCTTTGGCATCTAGGCTCTAATAAATGTGGTTAAACGCCATGCTATTTAAATCATCGCTGCTTAAAGTACCAATCCATGTCTATAATGCATCAGCCCCTCTATGGAAGACCATCTAGTCTGCCGAGCATAGCTACCTCGACACGCGCCCGTCATTCCTAGTATATCTAGCTTActatttaagtattatattataatacctaattaattactacagtataaatattagtaagaGGAAAACCTAGAAAATAACATTTTTACTTCCCTTTAGGAAGTATAATAAGGtctaattacttaattaagataaaagaatattacttttttaagCCTATAACTATCTTATCCTGGTATTAAAGTAAAAGGCtatcttctttgcttttcctagatattaagataaacCTTGCTAAGTCCTTTTCGATAGGCTATACCTACTTACCATTCTAACTATATAACATAGTAaaattaatactattaattaaaCCCTGGTTTTTCTTAGAGTAAAACATCCTTATATAAGTGGCGCTTTAATAAGGCTAGTAGGAATAGtctaattataatttctACTAACTCTACGGCTTATTCCTAGGTGTGCGAGGTTATACTAGATATACTAAAAGTATTATctgcttatattatacctgCCTAAGTCTATTTGCTATCTAGGAGGAATAGCTCTTAGGGATTCTCAGGCCTAATAAGATTATTTTCTAGtagtaatattatttattaggacttataagaaatatataatactataataccAGAAGtaatattatcttacttaaGAAGTAAAATTAGATACCAAAACTTATATCCTAGATATAATTTATGCTTAAAGAATGGACTTAATAAGGACTTAGCTCTTAATAGtttatactttatttttaGGTTTTCTAAGCTTAGGTGCTTACTCTAGCTATCATAGAGTCTAGTCTTACCTTCTAACTATGCATTTCTATTTTTGAGAATATTAGTATAGATAGGGACCCTTGGTGACTTAATCGTCTCGTGGTATTTCCATTGTGAAGTCGACTTTACTCGGGTATAGCGGGTCCAGTAGTATGTGGAAGGAATGGCTTATTTCTAATGCTAAATtaagaacaaagaaatgcTTAACCCAACAGACTAGTAGATTACAGCCCGTGGAGCTCCACGCCACTAATTCTGTGTGAGAAAGGTTGAATATATGCAGTTACTCCTCGCGCTTCGTCAAATACCCCTTCAGAGCATCATCCAACGTCCTGCTCTCCCTCAACGGAACTGCATTACCCTTCTTTGTCAACCCAATCTTGTTATGCCAAACAACCTTCATCCCAGCATTAGTCGCACCCTCAACATCCCCCGCACTTCCAGCAATGAAAAGAATatcctcagcttcaacccCCAACTTGGGCAGGATAGCGTGATATGCTTCCTTAACAGGTTTGTAAAACCCACTCTCCTCAGCCGTAACAGCAGCATCAAAAGTAAACGGCGTTTCAAAACCAACACTAGCCTgctcctcaacaccatgaatAGCGAAATATCCCGAGTGCTTGGAACAATTAGTAATAACACCAACTCTATAGCCCTGGGCTTTCAAAGCTTGGAGAACAGAGGGGACTTCCTCCCACGCTTTGAGGCTCGACCAGTTCTTGAGGAGCGCTTCGGGCGCTGATGCGGGGAGACCAACTTCCGCAGCAGCTTGTCTGACGAGATCCTCATAGGGCTTGTAGGAGCCAGCACCAAAGGTGATTTCGAGATAGCGCTGACGCCAGCGGCCGCCGTCTTCGTGAGTTTTGGACGGGGTTGATGCGTCCCATAGATCCCAGGAGTTCAAGAGGCCGGTGAGGAGATCGAAGACTATGGCTTTAGGTTGCCAGTTCTCATCAGTGGGGGTGCTCATCTTTGTGAATTTAGCGTGGTAATGTGGTAGTAACTGGATTTGTGGAGGACATTTACTGAGTGAAGAGATATTTATTGCACGGCGAAGGATCAAGACCCCCACCTGCTTAAGGGCGCACTTGACATGGTGTTGATTTTAGAAGCGATCTGCCAAGTAATTCCCCCATTTTCGTGAGGTAATGCGAAGACTATCATAATGCACGATCGGTCAGTCAGTAACATTGGCCGAAGCTCGGCATAGGAAGCCAAATCATTCCCATCACTATCCCGAATCACACAAACTCCCACCAAGATCCCCAGATTCTACAGTTTCGGTCTAACACTAGATTGCGATTCCAATATCTCGCTCGCAAGTTCAGCCACTTCACTCGCAACACCCCAAGACAGTTCGAATCCTCGTCCTCCAGCCCCATAAGCATGAATGGCATGCTTGACGCCCCATGTAGTATCCCTAGCTTCAGTTTCGACTCTCATACCACCCTCGCGAGCTGGCCTTCGTCCAACGACATCTTTGATAACTTTTATCGTCTCGGGTGTCTGTTTCTTGTCGCATGCCTGTGGTATGATTGGCTGAGCAGCTTTCAGTAGCTGACTCTGTGTTTCTTGTGATGGTTCGAGCTGCCAGTTTCCCACTTCTTTGGTACCGCCAATGACTGTTCCTCCATTGAAGGAACGAGGAATTATAAAGCTCCATGTGCCGTCTTTCTTTTGAGTTGTGATTGTTTTGTCGGCGGCGGTAAGGTTGGTCAGCACTGTTTGACCTGGTCCTTGTTAGTTATCATCTCTTCTGGTAAGAAAGACTTGTCGTACCTCTGATGGGGAAGCACTTCTTATCTCCAAAGCCCATCCCACTCGCATTCACGACTAGCTTGACACTAGGTGCCAGGATGAAAGCCTCCCATTCACTCTTCAGATCCCTCTGCAGTGTCTTTCCACCCTGTACAATAAACTTGCGCAGCAAGCTAGCAGTATACAACGGCGCATGGATACAATACGTCTCATACTCAAATCCCAATTTTACACCCTCAGGTAGCTCATGCGCTTCATACTTTCGATATCCCGGCAGTCCAGTCTCGTTTGCAAAGCTCTGCGCATCTTGCTTCAAATATTCAGGCGAAGGGTCCTCAAGATACTCAATCCCCGGAAGACGTCTGATCCCAACCCAAGGTTCAGTCTGTTGATGGTTTTGAAGCTCAGCGACAGTGTGTTTCACCCACTTGGCTTCACGACGCAACTGTGGCGTTGAGGCGGGGATGGGTCGAATGTGAGCGCCAGCCCACATGGAAGCATAGTCTGCAGAGTGAGTTGTTGGTGCACCGGGGATTGAAGTTGGCCATTCTTttgcgacgaggaggacTGAAGTTGATGGTGAGTCGGCGGTTAGTTGTTGGATCTTGAGGGCGCTGGTAAGACCGATGATGCCAGCACTGGGACGTTAGTGTTAGCAGGGGATTTAGGGAGGACTTCGTAATGAAAGCATACCCAATGACCACAATCGTAGACTCATTAGTCTCAGATGAGCCAGGGACTGACATTTTCTTCAGATGTGAAAATGTGAAGAGACGGGGGAACAGTGGTACGTTGATGGACAAGAACAAGTGGAGGTTGGCTAACATCAAATGTCTCCACAAAAGTAATCCAACCAGGAGACAGTTGACTCGAACCCAAGACAAAGACGTTCAATGTCGACAAAGCACAATGACGGCAAACGCAGTGTAACGCTGCAACGTGTGTTCATTCGTATCATCATTGAAGTGACCCAGACATTATCATTTCCGTGCGACGTCACGAGAACGG
This genomic interval carries:
- a CDS encoding CHAT domain-containing protein encodes the protein MENTQQAEQFLTAIQSFTDQGRYIEAAERLQSTEARTALSTKRLALELAEVFGQQGYYGKAVRTLEQHVTDPEVVSLHNIVGMRLQMVLLSFKAQRLHDFKGLGGIRQRVLSLEDIISSLISCDNYLDEDVVRTVEGYCQLMQWISEFNRPLPKEAMERVFVWVKRALDANISHSQFRLAVILLRAYTAGATSRLAKLYGLDMDECKEAMQRLVDAPAIPNLLKAKVFHLLAWTTDPEDKALGESYEVKAVELYKESCSTTGEVGIRVSRVCHDMSSGNMDLVEGGNILEGLLQQLEDQDYLAGRFKALEIMQAKLSGREFFELQLSLIDTAQTLAEQAEAPVLAMIFKLRAISHWYIRGGHTPRVIEFGKGLYDALDEVDCAWFKGAVANIVALAYIPLNDHQNAIEWSKHSEHLWMLCSVADGAGAVETQLLADVQACSTWTEQEFDAAVAKWTTVIDNEAEQGLTEDVVKKMGHLTDALMKRRDPRTNNLLERWEKLLSQQPPTPSAKAIDFKLAASCLDTVKSLLSPSSQGSWSPQLVAQCINLVQKARRLYQKHKNIPEDAKALSVQATLMFYVSQRYSSEDLLRASIETMDTTVEAFRLLDSKAMVSSATYWRAVFAFHQNDSAEAVMQYLLEAETARNDERVEVAMLGRLDGLTQKQRMAADPSNLKIFEMAFQLCRREGWVEQLWEWLQKSKARSLSDLLGLRALIPGYLRAEIMADPEANRLFVQEEALLQAIAQSQAAERLPLRNQLHLLQQQWRQYSVLDSVTAIRNATPASLEQLRSWFARTPELQDLGPLVFADWLFIEDDIFLLTVRPDSVAPQLAKCPISRTEINKWALRFAKGQGDDDEEYDYDFTREEWDDDDPDYALRHLDALILPLGQVSAPEDLIVLSTTGILHSIPLHALWIDEEPLITRNPVVYAANMTSFMQCFRRSVDFPPQAESTPMTIMAVYEPGGGRAFSPAEQSAVYSAASNLGSITGARVFSDQAANKQNFSNALETSTIFHFHGHCVLRPELLTDQALVLAQGEEVSVSDIFGLTLDTASHITLVACESAVQGVAKADEPQGLVTALLCAGAGSVLGTLWPIASMPGRLFAELFYADVLRQIQEGAGRYGVVDLAKTLRKVVLDLRTDKRTRKPYHWAPFVLHGSPVLRQPSS
- a CDS encoding HAD-like domain-containing protein, with product MSTPTDENWQPKAIVFDLLTGLLNSWDLWDASTPSKTHEDGGRWRQRYLEITFGAGSYKPYEDLVRQAAAEVGLPASAPEALLKNWSSLKAWEEVPSVLQALKAQGYRVGVITNCSKHSGYFAIHGVEEQASVGFETPFTFDAAVTAEESGFYKPVKEAYHAILPKLGVEAEDILFIAGSAGDVEGATNAGMKVVWHNKIGLTKKGNAVPLRESRTLDDALKGYLTKREE